A genomic window from Erythrobacter sp. BLCC-B19 includes:
- a CDS encoding helix-turn-helix domain-containing protein, which yields MDSENTTSGDTAHDTSLADGPGARLRAARQALRLDLAHVAAETRIPLRHLEAIEGDNYEALPSRAYAIGFSRTFAKAVGLDPAEITDMVRAELADGSLRRALPSPGIEPGDPARLPSSGLAWAMGGAVLVLALGVFAFYRAYFGAGTEPGSLLEPAASATPAAVAAKPAAATTPAASGPVVLTALEEGVWLRLYEEGGERLFERALKLGEAVTVPATAADPRINTGRPDALSVTIGGQAVAKLSDKPETISGVPVSAAALLARGTTPAAMASGVPMPGGVVPLSAPAPAPARRRSTVPRPAPTTITVPEAAPASEPAPAAEAAPAPQG from the coding sequence ATGGACAGCGAAAACACCACCAGCGGCGATACCGCGCACGATACGTCTTTGGCTGACGGCCCCGGCGCCCGCCTGCGCGCCGCGCGGCAGGCCTTGCGGCTCGATCTGGCGCACGTCGCCGCCGAGACCCGGATTCCGCTGCGCCATCTCGAAGCGATCGAGGGCGACAACTACGAGGCACTGCCGAGCCGCGCCTATGCGATCGGCTTTTCGCGCACCTTCGCCAAGGCGGTGGGGCTCGATCCGGCCGAGATTACCGACATGGTGCGCGCCGAACTCGCCGATGGCTCGCTGCGGCGCGCGCTGCCTTCGCCGGGGATTGAGCCGGGCGATCCGGCGCGCCTGCCTTCCTCGGGCCTTGCCTGGGCGATGGGCGGGGCGGTGCTGGTTCTCGCGCTTGGCGTTTTCGCCTTCTACCGTGCCTATTTCGGTGCCGGGACCGAGCCGGGCTCGCTGCTTGAACCGGCGGCAAGCGCCACGCCTGCCGCTGTCGCCGCCAAGCCTGCGGCTGCAACCACGCCGGCAGCGAGCGGCCCGGTGGTGCTGACTGCGCTGGAAGAAGGGGTGTGGCTGCGGCTTTACGAGGAGGGCGGCGAACGCCTGTTCGAACGCGCGCTCAAGCTGGGTGAGGCGGTAACGGTGCCTGCCACGGCAGCCGATCCGCGCATCAACACCGGGCGGCCCGATGCCCTGTCGGTCACGATTGGCGGGCAGGCGGTCGCCAAGCTGTCGGACAAGCCGGAGACGATTTCGGGCGTGCCGGTATCGGCTGCGGCGCTGCTGGCGCGCGGCACCACCCCGGCGGCGATGGCCAGCGGTGTGCCGATGCCCGGCGGCGTGGTGCCGCTCAGCGCGCCGGCTCCGGCCCCAGCGCGCCGCCGCAGCACCGTGCCTCGGCCTGCGCCGACCACCATCACCGTCCCCGAGGCTGCACCCGCCAGCGAGCCTGCCCCGGCCGCCGAAGCGGCGCCTGCACCGCAGGGCTGA
- the tilS gene encoding tRNA lysidine(34) synthetase TilS produces the protein MQVTARFAADLAALWPEEDRAGPLGLAVSGGPDSLALLLLAAEALPGQVAVASIDHGLRPEAAAEVALVGRIAREQGIPFTALTVALAPGNLMAEARAARYAALARWAEDTGLGAVATAHHADDQAETLLMRLNRGSGIAGLAGVRAQGTLPGCDIPLIRPVLGWRKADLAAVVATAGITPADDPSNTNLAFDRARMRAALAGAEWLDPLQIAASAAHLGEAWQALAWYAELDWHEMVMREVSDIGTPGFSYCANVPRIIAIETILRIIRELGGHATRAEAARAWERLWAGENASLGGVLAVPGVERVEKVGVPMRVWRFRPEPVRGSVN, from the coding sequence GTGCAAGTAACCGCGCGCTTTGCCGCCGATCTGGCGGCGCTCTGGCCCGAGGAAGACCGCGCGGGGCCGCTCGGCCTGGCCGTGTCGGGCGGGCCGGACAGTCTGGCCCTGCTGCTGCTCGCCGCCGAGGCGCTGCCCGGGCAGGTAGCGGTTGCCAGTATCGATCACGGCCTGCGCCCTGAAGCCGCCGCCGAGGTCGCGCTGGTCGGACGGATCGCGCGCGAGCAGGGCATTCCCTTTACCGCCCTCACCGTGGCGCTCGCGCCCGGCAACCTCATGGCGGAAGCCCGCGCCGCCCGTTACGCCGCGCTGGCGCGCTGGGCGGAGGACACGGGGCTTGGCGCTGTCGCGACGGCGCACCATGCCGATGATCAGGCCGAAACTCTGCTGATGCGCCTCAATCGGGGGAGCGGGATCGCGGGCCTTGCCGGGGTGCGGGCGCAGGGCACGCTGCCCGGCTGCGACATTCCGCTCATCCGCCCCGTGCTCGGCTGGCGCAAGGCCGATCTGGCGGCGGTGGTTGCAACGGCGGGGATCACGCCTGCCGACGACCCCAGCAACACCAACCTCGCCTTTGACCGCGCCCGGATGCGCGCAGCCCTCGCCGGGGCTGAATGGCTCGATCCGCTCCAGATCGCCGCGAGCGCCGCGCATCTGGGCGAGGCGTGGCAAGCGCTCGCATGGTATGCCGAGCTTGACTGGCACGAGATGGTGATGCGCGAGGTGAGCGATATCGGCACCCCCGGCTTCAGCTATTGCGCCAATGTCCCGCGCATCATCGCCATTGAAACGATCCTCAGGATCATCCGCGAACTGGGCGGCCACGCCACCCGCGCCGAGGCGGCCCGCGCATGGGAGCGCCTGTGGGCGGGCGAGAACGCGTCCCTCGGCGGGGTGCTGGCCGTGCCGGGGGTCGAGCGGGTCGAAAAGGTCGGCGTCCCCATGCGCGTCTGGCGTTTCCGGCCCGAGCCGGTGCGCGGCAGCGTGAATTGA
- a CDS encoding potassium channel family protein, whose product MADEPSRNPFKRKALLADQFRPLRRQVKIPVWGDLSLRMGAAFVLIAFVIAVHWLDRDGLKDGHDGVISFLDVVYFTMISITTTGFGDIAPISDRARLIEAVIVTPVRIAVLFIFVGAAYDFVIKRSWEKWRMARIQEQLTDHVVVLGYGTSNSESVGELIERGVDPRTIVVIDPSEDRLAAAEKLGVNVMAADATRDETLKAVRISQASSVLVSAGRDDTSILIVLTVRHLAPKVPISVVVRADDNELLARQAGANNVINPVRFTGLLLAGSVKGAHIADYLADLASVGGRVQLVERTVTEAECGKSLAELTSGGKGLRVYRNGRAIGFWEDACQSLEPGDVVVEIVPTATRESGVSS is encoded by the coding sequence ATGGCAGACGAGCCAAGCCGCAACCCGTTCAAGCGCAAGGCGCTGCTCGCCGATCAGTTCCGCCCGCTGCGGCGGCAGGTGAAAATCCCGGTCTGGGGCGATCTCAGCCTGCGCATGGGCGCGGCTTTCGTGCTGATCGCCTTCGTCATCGCAGTCCACTGGCTCGACCGCGACGGGCTGAAGGACGGGCATGACGGCGTCATCAGCTTCCTCGACGTCGTCTATTTCACCATGATCAGCATCACCACCACGGGCTTTGGCGACATTGCCCCGATCTCAGACCGCGCGCGGCTGATCGAAGCGGTGATCGTGACCCCGGTGCGGATCGCGGTCTTGTTCATCTTCGTGGGCGCGGCCTACGATTTCGTCATCAAGCGCAGCTGGGAGAAATGGCGCATGGCTCGCATCCAGGAACAGCTGACCGATCATGTCGTGGTGCTCGGCTATGGCACCTCCAACAGCGAGAGTGTCGGCGAGTTGATCGAACGCGGGGTCGACCCGCGCACCATCGTGGTGATCGACCCCTCGGAAGACCGTCTTGCCGCAGCCGAAAAGCTCGGGGTCAACGTGATGGCCGCCGATGCGACCCGCGACGAGACCTTGAAGGCCGTCCGGATCAGCCAGGCATCGAGCGTGCTAGTGAGCGCGGGCCGCGACGATACTTCGATCCTGATCGTGCTGACCGTGCGCCACCTCGCCCCCAAGGTGCCGATCAGTGTGGTCGTGCGCGCCGACGACAATGAACTGCTCGCGCGGCAGGCAGGGGCGAACAACGTCATCAACCCGGTGCGTTTCACCGGCCTCCTGCTGGCTGGCAGCGTCAAGGGGGCACACATCGCCGACTACCTCGCCGACCTCGCCAGCGTCGGCGGCCGGGTGCAGCTCGTCGAGCGCACCGTGACCGAGGCGGAATGCGGCAAATCGCTGGCCGAACTCACCAGCGGGGGCAAGGGGCTGCGTGTCTATCGCAACGGCCGCGCCATCGGTTTCTGGGAGGATGCATGCCAGTCGCTCGAACCCGGCGACGTGGTGGTCGAGATCGTGCCGACCGCGACGCGTGAGAGCGGCGTCAGCTCCTGA
- a CDS encoding DUF6356 family protein has translation MIAKLFTDHPRAIGETYGQHARTALSFGARMVAGGLACMVHAVVPGVFVKTASRTVVQLDAEMRGRKATPAEEEFAYVI, from the coding sequence ATGATCGCAAAGCTCTTCACCGACCACCCGCGCGCCATCGGCGAGACCTACGGCCAGCACGCCCGCACCGCCCTGAGCTTCGGGGCGCGGATGGTGGCAGGCGGGCTGGCCTGCATGGTTCATGCGGTGGTGCCCGGCGTTTTCGTCAAGACCGCGAGCCGCACCGTGGTGCAGCTCGACGCCGAGATGCGCGGACGCAAGGCGACACCGGCCGAGGAAGAATTCGCCTACGTGATCTGA
- a CDS encoding L,D-transpeptidase family protein translates to MIRNLAVSLALLAAPYGVAAQSNADQAANAAEAVAARATGTFERIDPDSGMPAADDAAAVYAGLPPLTEAPAALPEVELPPAPMIEPAIEEAPRGPAARMIAAPEEPAPAPVVVAEAAPVLAAPAPALTPVSSDPFVIKSILPIEGSIRYGDWFWDESAAPRTGKLVITVDLHARVISAFRDGHEIGTAVVLLGTQEHPTPLGTFPILTKERDNVSEKYNNAPMPFTLRLTWDGIAIHGSPVMNGYASHGCIGVPDEFAAKLFAAASRGDKVIITRGKMVGVGDKIL, encoded by the coding sequence ATGATCCGGAACCTTGCTGTCTCGCTCGCCCTGCTCGCTGCGCCTTATGGCGTGGCAGCGCAGTCCAATGCCGATCAGGCCGCCAATGCCGCAGAAGCGGTCGCGGCCCGGGCGACGGGCACCTTCGAGCGGATCGATCCCGATAGCGGGATGCCCGCCGCCGATGATGCCGCGGCCGTTTATGCTGGTCTCCCCCCCTTGACCGAGGCGCCGGCCGCGCTGCCCGAGGTCGAGCTGCCGCCCGCGCCAATGATCGAGCCTGCCATCGAAGAGGCACCGCGCGGCCCGGCTGCGCGGATGATTGCCGCGCCGGAAGAACCCGCACCCGCGCCGGTCGTCGTCGCCGAGGCCGCGCCCGTGCTCGCCGCGCCTGCCCCTGCACTGACACCGGTCAGCAGTGATCCCTTCGTCATCAAGTCGATCCTGCCGATCGAGGGCAGCATCCGCTATGGCGACTGGTTCTGGGACGAAAGCGCCGCCCCGCGCACCGGCAAGCTGGTCATCACTGTCGACCTCCATGCCCGCGTCATCAGCGCCTTTCGTGACGGGCACGAGATCGGCACAGCCGTCGTGTTGCTCGGCACGCAGGAACACCCCACCCCGCTCGGCACCTTTCCGATCCTCACCAAAGAGCGCGACAACGTCTCCGAGAAATACAACAATGCGCCGATGCCCTTCACGCTGCGGCTGACCTGGGATGGTATCGCGATCCACGGCTCGCCGGTGATGAACGGCTATGCCAGCCACGGCTGCATCGGCGTGCCCGACGAATTCGCCGCCAAGCTGTTCGCCGCCGCCAGCCGCGGCGACAAGGTGATCATCACGCGGGGCAAGATGGTGGGCGTGGGGGACAAGATTCTCTAG
- a CDS encoding tetratricopeptide repeat protein has protein sequence MTSPLRTAAHRITLSRTGARRLAGAALAAATLASLAPMAANAQDTAASAEARLRKVEAEVRALQRKVFPGGDGRFFEPQIGPGGETTTPTATPPTIASGVPAATAVTDILVRLDALEGQLQRLTARSEEQANALAQMEARVAALETAANAPITPAPVLPASQPAVSTTAATTVPATVTPAPKPAVTTTPTPAPKPAAPTTTPPVAAPSAARLAAVQAIAKPQTADAGDDEYSYGFRLWNAGFYPEARQQLDKFVKAYPNHPRISFGRNLLGRAYLDDNMPKEAAQWFYQNYQANKAGERAPDSLLYLGKSMIALGDNAKACIALAEFGETYPLLATGRLADEYKASVAKVKCK, from the coding sequence ATGACTTCGCCGCTGCGAACCGCCGCCCACCGGATCACCCTCAGCCGGACAGGGGCACGCCGCCTTGCCGGTGCCGCGCTGGCCGCTGCTACGCTCGCGAGCCTCGCTCCGATGGCCGCCAATGCGCAGGACACCGCCGCCTCGGCCGAAGCCCGGCTGCGCAAGGTCGAGGCCGAGGTGCGCGCGCTGCAGCGCAAGGTCTTCCCCGGCGGCGACGGACGCTTCTTCGAGCCCCAGATCGGCCCGGGCGGCGAGACAACGACCCCGACCGCAACGCCCCCCACCATCGCCAGCGGCGTTCCCGCAGCGACAGCGGTGACCGATATTCTCGTGCGGCTCGATGCGCTCGAAGGGCAATTGCAGCGCCTTACCGCGCGGTCGGAAGAACAGGCGAATGCGCTCGCGCAGATGGAGGCGCGGGTTGCCGCTCTGGAGACCGCGGCCAATGCGCCGATCACGCCTGCTCCGGTGCTCCCGGCGAGCCAGCCTGCGGTCTCGACCACCGCTGCCACGACGGTTCCCGCAACAGTCACGCCGGCGCCCAAGCCTGCCGTGACGACCACGCCGACGCCGGCGCCCAAGCCCGCCGCCCCGACCACCACGCCCCCCGTCGCCGCGCCCAGCGCCGCAAGGCTTGCTGCCGTGCAGGCGATTGCCAAGCCGCAAACCGCCGACGCAGGGGATGACGAATATTCCTACGGCTTCCGTCTGTGGAACGCCGGCTTCTATCCCGAAGCGCGCCAGCAGCTCGACAAGTTCGTCAAGGCCTACCCCAATCACCCGCGCATCAGCTTTGGCCGCAACCTGCTGGGCCGCGCCTATCTCGACGACAATATGCCCAAGGAAGCGGCGCAGTGGTTCTACCAGAACTACCAGGCCAACAAGGCGGGCGAGCGCGCGCCGGATAGCCTTCTCTATCTCGGCAAGTCGATGATCGCGCTGGGCGACAACGCCAAGGCCTGCATCGCGCTCGCCGAATTCGGCGAGACCTATCCGCTGCTCGCCACCGGCCGTCTGGCCGATGAATACAAGGCCAGCGTCGCCAAGGTGAAGTGCAAGTAA
- the rimO gene encoding 30S ribosomal protein S12 methylthiotransferase RimO, with protein MNTPTILPDQKKIGMVSLGCPKALVDSERILTRLRADGYAFAEDYAGADVVLVNTCGFLDSAKEESLAAIGEAIAENGRVIVTGCMGEEADAIRAAHPSVLAVTGAHQYEQVVEAVHTHAPPSQGPFVDLIPQPSDTDIKLTPRHYSYLKISEGCNHSCAFCIIPSLRGKLASRRIDAVLREAEKLVAAGTKELLIISQDTSAYGVDIRHESRTWQGREVRAHMTDMARELGQLRTAEGHAPWVRLHYVYPYPHVDQVIPLMAEGLLTPYLDIPFQHASPKVLKLMRRPANEAKVLERLKSWREICPDIAIRSSFVVGFPGETEEDFQYLLDWLEEAQLDRVGAFRFEPVEGAAANALPDHVPEAIKEERYARIMEVTERISAAKLAAKVGRTLPVIIDEVGEPDEDGDIGATGRSQADAPEIDGAVYLRSVPETLRPGDIVNVAIEDADAHDLFGVIAR; from the coding sequence ATGAACACCCCCACCATCCTCCCCGATCAGAAGAAGATTGGCATGGTCAGCCTCGGCTGCCCCAAGGCGCTGGTCGATTCCGAGCGCATCCTGACCCGCCTGCGCGCCGATGGCTATGCCTTTGCCGAGGACTACGCGGGCGCCGATGTGGTGCTGGTCAACACCTGCGGCTTCCTCGATTCCGCCAAGGAAGAAAGCCTCGCCGCGATCGGCGAGGCGATTGCCGAGAATGGCCGCGTGATCGTTACCGGCTGCATGGGCGAGGAAGCCGACGCGATCCGCGCCGCGCATCCCAGCGTGCTGGCGGTGACGGGCGCGCATCAATACGAGCAGGTTGTCGAGGCGGTGCACACCCACGCGCCGCCCAGCCAAGGCCCGTTCGTCGACCTGATCCCCCAACCGTCCGACACCGACATCAAGCTGACCCCGCGCCATTACAGCTACCTCAAGATTTCCGAGGGCTGCAACCACTCCTGCGCCTTCTGCATCATCCCGTCGCTGCGGGGCAAACTCGCCAGCCGCCGGATCGATGCCGTGCTGCGCGAAGCGGAAAAGCTGGTCGCGGCGGGGACGAAGGAACTCCTGATCATCTCGCAGGACACCAGTGCCTACGGGGTCGATATCCGGCACGAGAGCCGGACATGGCAGGGCCGCGAAGTCCGCGCCCACATGACCGACATGGCGCGCGAACTGGGCCAGCTGCGCACGGCTGAAGGCCATGCGCCGTGGGTGCGGCTGCACTATGTCTATCCCTACCCGCACGTCGATCAGGTCATCCCGCTGATGGCCGAGGGGCTGCTGACCCCCTATCTCGACATCCCGTTCCAGCACGCCAGCCCCAAGGTCTTGAAGCTGATGCGCCGCCCGGCAAACGAGGCCAAGGTGCTCGAACGGCTCAAGTCGTGGCGCGAAATCTGCCCTGATATCGCGATCCGCAGCTCCTTCGTGGTCGGTTTCCCGGGTGAGACGGAGGAGGACTTCCAGTATCTGCTCGATTGGCTGGAAGAAGCCCAGCTCGACCGCGTCGGTGCCTTCCGCTTCGAGCCGGTCGAGGGCGCGGCGGCCAATGCCCTGCCCGATCACGTGCCTGAAGCCATCAAGGAAGAACGCTACGCCCGGATCATGGAAGTGACCGAGCGCATCAGCGCCGCCAAGCTTGCCGCCAAGGTCGGCCGCACGCTCCCCGTCATCATCGACGAGGTGGGTGAGCCCGACGAGGACGGCGACATTGGCGCAACGGGGCGCTCTCAGGCCGACGCGCCCGAGATCGACGGGGCGGTGTACCTGCGCAGCGTCCCCGAAACGCTGCGGCCCGGCGACATCGTCAACGTGGCAATCGAGGATGCCGACGCCCACGACCTGTTCGGCGTGATCGCGCGTTAA
- a CDS encoding DUF1761 domain-containing protein — MSDFALWPVLSGALAFFAVGALWYGVIFAKPWQRAAGLSNTQLREGNMALIFALTFAFEMLIAMVLWHLLARTDPPQHVVMMMSVGFAGGVMIPAVGINYLHQRKPLALFLIDAGHFLIGMAAMGGVFVWFRS, encoded by the coding sequence ATGAGTGATTTCGCCCTGTGGCCAGTGCTGTCGGGGGCGCTCGCCTTCTTTGCGGTGGGAGCGCTGTGGTACGGGGTGATCTTTGCCAAGCCGTGGCAGCGTGCGGCGGGGCTTTCGAACACCCAGCTGCGCGAAGGCAATATGGCGCTGATCTTTGCGCTGACCTTCGCCTTCGAGATGCTGATCGCGATGGTGCTGTGGCACCTGCTGGCCCGCACCGATCCGCCGCAGCACGTGGTGATGATGATGTCGGTCGGCTTCGCGGGCGGGGTGATGATTCCAGCGGTCGGGATCAACTACCTCCACCAGAGGAAGCCGCTGGCGCTGTTCCTGATCGATGCCGGACATTTCCTGATCGGCATGGCGGCGATGGGCGGGGTGTTCGTGTGGTTCAGGAGCTGA
- the surE gene encoding 5'/3'-nucleotidase SurE: protein MRILLTNDDGINAPGLKVLEEIARQFSDDIWICAPSEEQSGAGHSLTLTRPVRLHKHGERRFAVSGTPTDSVMMALREVMPDAPDIILSGVNRGANLADDITYSGTVSAAIEGALAGIRAIAFSQVYAREGMGDEVPFGAAREWGPKVLAPLIDAPMAERTLINVNFPARPAEEVKGIRVVRQGFHDYSRGTIVEGRDPRGYRYFWFGLDQIEHTLDHGTDLEAIEEGFVAVTPLQLDLTHYSTIGILAERFAD from the coding sequence ATGCGCATCCTCCTCACCAATGACGACGGCATCAACGCCCCCGGCCTCAAGGTGCTGGAGGAAATTGCGCGCCAGTTCTCCGACGATATCTGGATCTGCGCCCCTTCCGAGGAGCAATCGGGCGCGGGCCACTCGTTGACGCTGACCCGCCCCGTCCGCCTGCACAAGCATGGCGAGCGGCGTTTCGCGGTCAGCGGCACGCCGACCGACAGCGTGATGATGGCCCTGCGCGAAGTCATGCCCGATGCGCCCGACATCATCCTCTCAGGGGTAAACCGCGGCGCGAACCTTGCCGACGACATCACCTATTCGGGCACGGTCTCGGCCGCGATCGAGGGCGCGCTGGCGGGGATCCGCGCGATTGCCTTCAGCCAGGTCTATGCCCGCGAAGGCATGGGCGACGAGGTACCCTTCGGCGCGGCGCGCGAATGGGGGCCGAAAGTGCTCGCCCCCCTGATCGACGCGCCGATGGCCGAGCGCACGCTCATCAACGTCAACTTCCCCGCGCGTCCCGCCGAGGAGGTGAAGGGCATCCGTGTCGTGCGGCAGGGCTTCCACGACTATTCGCGCGGCACCATCGTCGAAGGCCGCGATCCGCGCGGCTATCGCTATTTCTGGTTCGGGCTCGACCAGATCGAGCACACGCTGGATCACGGCACCGACCTCGAAGCGATCGAGGAAGGCTTCGTCGCGGTCACGCCCTTGCAGCTCGATCTCACCCACTATTCGACCATCGGCATCCTCGCCGAACGCTTCGCCGACTGA